A genomic window from Streptomyces sp. MST-110588 includes:
- a CDS encoding diadenosine tetraphosphate hydrolase — translation MADDWRMDRIGSALRGENPAVLRRLTAGFAVIGDVQFLPGYSVLLVDDPEVERLSDLPRAKRLSFLSDMEQLGEAVERACRRLDTDFRRVNLEILGNTDGFLHAHVWPRFNWEPADLVTRPVWLYARDRWTDEQFALGPQHEPLRETIGDELDRLRAAK, via the coding sequence ATGGCTGATGACTGGCGAATGGACCGGATCGGGAGTGCTCTGCGGGGTGAGAATCCCGCCGTGCTCAGGCGCTTGACCGCAGGATTCGCAGTGATCGGCGATGTGCAGTTCCTGCCGGGCTACTCAGTGCTTCTCGTGGATGATCCGGAGGTAGAGAGACTGTCGGATCTACCCAGAGCCAAGCGGCTGTCGTTCTTGTCCGACATGGAGCAACTCGGAGAGGCAGTCGAGCGTGCCTGCAGACGCCTGGACACGGATTTCCGCCGGGTCAATCTGGAGATCCTGGGAAATACCGACGGCTTTCTGCACGCGCACGTATGGCCACGATTCAACTGGGAACCAGCCGACTTGGTGACGAGGCCGGTTTGGCTTTACGCCCGTGACAGATGGACGGACGAGCAGTTCGCACTCGGTCCTCAGCATGAGCCGCTGCGCGAGACGATCGGGGACGAGCTGGATCGGCTGCGCGCGGCGAAGTGA
- a CDS encoding N-6 DNA methylase encodes MTAAGIARLAGVGRAAVSNWRRRHPGFPRPVGGTETSPTFSLHDVEQWLREQGKLAEVPLRERVWQQLVGHPAGATTALRHAGAVLLLVHDRPGTWHRLSRAGSDTELTGLLSPALESVLTARLGKRHPVHGLTRENLAPSAALVRGAAELATDQGAPAAYAFLLGRHLDANPRQYTLTPPGPAALMAALAGPAATVLDPACGTATLLTAARPPADAPQESPPTALYAQEADPDLAALAALRLALHAPEGTHVRVRAADTLRADAFPDLAADAVLAHPPFNERNWGHDELAYDPRWEYGFPARTESELAWAQHALARLREGGTAVLLMPPAAASRRSGRRIRADLLRRGALRAVIALPAGAAPPYGIPLHLWVLRKPGAAAPPSPHLLVVDTSDLAAGTPAGAAGRDKLDWQAVRTTALTAWRAFDRDGDIEEEPGVRRSLAAIDLLDDDVDLAPARHLPPPAAGGGPAELARVRERLTSTLARTTELTPRPAAPGTPAPARWPLTTVGELARAGALVLRAGGPGSAPAGTGPAVLTDHDVLGGTAPSGTLPEGTPAEAPVLAATGDVVVPVLGGGAVARVIDGSTAGAALGRNLFLLRPDPAALDPWFLAGFLRGTANNRQASSYASTATRLDVRRLQLPRLPLAEQRRYGQRFQDLAAFEEALRLASRLGEQLVQGLYDGLTEGSLPPD; translated from the coding sequence GTGACCGCCGCCGGCATCGCGCGACTGGCCGGCGTGGGCCGGGCCGCGGTCAGCAACTGGCGCCGCCGGCACCCGGGATTCCCCAGACCCGTGGGCGGTACGGAGACCAGCCCCACCTTCTCCCTGCACGACGTCGAACAATGGCTGCGCGAACAGGGCAAGCTCGCCGAGGTGCCGCTGCGCGAACGCGTCTGGCAGCAGCTCGTCGGCCATCCCGCCGGCGCCACCACCGCCCTGCGCCATGCGGGCGCCGTACTGCTCCTGGTCCACGACCGCCCCGGGACCTGGCACCGGCTGAGCCGGGCCGGCAGCGACACCGAACTGACCGGACTGCTCTCGCCCGCCCTGGAATCCGTCCTGACCGCCCGGCTCGGCAAGCGGCACCCCGTACACGGCCTGACCCGCGAGAACCTCGCCCCGTCCGCCGCGCTCGTCCGCGGCGCCGCCGAACTGGCCACGGACCAGGGCGCCCCGGCCGCGTACGCCTTCCTGCTCGGCCGCCACCTGGACGCCAACCCCCGCCAGTACACGCTCACCCCGCCCGGCCCGGCCGCTCTGATGGCAGCCCTGGCCGGCCCGGCCGCCACCGTCCTGGACCCGGCGTGCGGCACCGCCACCCTCCTGACCGCCGCCCGGCCCCCGGCCGACGCCCCCCAGGAATCACCCCCCACCGCCCTCTACGCCCAGGAGGCCGACCCCGACCTCGCCGCCCTGGCCGCCCTGCGCCTGGCCCTGCACGCCCCCGAGGGCACCCACGTACGGGTACGCGCCGCCGACACCCTGCGCGCCGACGCCTTCCCCGACCTGGCCGCCGACGCCGTCCTGGCCCACCCGCCCTTCAACGAGCGCAACTGGGGCCACGACGAACTGGCCTACGACCCGCGCTGGGAGTACGGCTTCCCGGCCCGTACGGAATCCGAGCTGGCCTGGGCCCAGCACGCGCTGGCCCGGCTGCGCGAGGGCGGCACCGCCGTCCTGCTCATGCCGCCCGCCGCCGCCTCCCGCCGCTCCGGCCGCCGTATCCGCGCCGACCTGCTGCGCCGTGGCGCGCTGCGGGCCGTGATCGCCCTGCCCGCCGGCGCCGCCCCGCCCTACGGCATCCCGCTCCACCTGTGGGTGCTGCGCAAACCCGGCGCCGCCGCCCCGCCCTCGCCCCACCTCCTCGTCGTCGACACCAGCGACCTCGCCGCGGGGACGCCGGCCGGCGCCGCGGGCCGCGACAAGCTCGACTGGCAGGCCGTACGGACCACCGCCCTGACCGCCTGGCGGGCCTTCGACCGGGACGGCGACATCGAGGAGGAACCCGGCGTACGGCGCTCCCTGGCCGCCATCGACCTGCTGGACGACGACGTCGACCTGGCCCCGGCCCGCCACCTCCCGCCGCCCGCCGCCGGCGGCGGCCCCGCCGAACTGGCCCGGGTCCGTGAACGCCTCACCAGCACCCTGGCCCGTACCACCGAACTCACCCCGCGCCCCGCGGCCCCCGGGACACCCGCACCGGCCCGCTGGCCCCTGACCACCGTCGGCGAACTGGCCCGCGCCGGCGCGCTGGTCCTGCGGGCCGGCGGCCCCGGCAGCGCCCCGGCCGGCACCGGCCCCGCCGTCCTGACCGACCACGACGTCCTCGGCGGCACCGCCCCCTCCGGCACCCTCCCCGAAGGAACGCCCGCCGAAGCCCCCGTCCTGGCCGCGACGGGCGACGTCGTGGTGCCCGTCCTGGGCGGCGGAGCCGTGGCCCGCGTCATCGACGGGTCCACCGCCGGCGCAGCCCTGGGCCGCAACCTCTTCCTCCTGCGTCCCGACCCCGCCGCCCTGGACCCCTGGTTCCTCGCCGGGTTCCTGCGCGGCACCGCCAACAACCGGCAGGCCAGCAGCTACGCCTCCACCGCCACCCGCCTGGACGTCCGCCGGCTCCAGTTGCCCCGGCTCCCCCTGGCCGAACAGCGCCGCTACGGACAGCGCTTCCAGGACCTGGCCGCCTTCGAAGAGGCGCTGCGGCTGGCGTCCCGCCTCGGGGAACAGCTCGTCCAGGGCCTGTACGACGGACTCACCGAAGGGTCGCTGCCGCCGGACTGA
- a CDS encoding SurA N-terminal domain-containing protein, with product MFRRRTALSVTAAALLAASPLLTGCGTDAHPGAAAVVDGQRITVGQLQARVKDVRDAQDKAPQGAQLVENSGRLGLSTLNSMIFERILERGAKDAGVKVTERDVQQWRTAAEQRAGGADRLKAMWLQQAVPPGRIDAVVRNQLLLDGLAQRIGADRSQPQGQQQLGESLAKTSRDMGIDVNPRYGKWDDRQVILAETKDPWISKASTDRQQT from the coding sequence GTGTTCCGCCGTAGGACTGCGCTCTCCGTAACCGCCGCCGCCCTCTTGGCCGCGTCCCCGCTCCTGACCGGCTGCGGCACCGACGCGCACCCCGGCGCCGCAGCCGTCGTCGATGGGCAGCGGATCACCGTCGGGCAGCTCCAAGCGCGTGTGAAGGACGTACGGGACGCCCAGGACAAGGCGCCCCAGGGCGCACAGCTCGTCGAGAATTCCGGACGGCTCGGCCTGTCCACGCTCAACAGCATGATCTTCGAGCGCATCCTGGAGCGCGGTGCCAAGGACGCCGGCGTCAAGGTCACCGAGCGCGACGTACAGCAGTGGCGTACGGCGGCGGAGCAGCGCGCGGGCGGCGCCGACCGGCTCAAGGCGATGTGGCTCCAGCAGGCCGTCCCGCCGGGCCGGATCGACGCGGTCGTACGCAACCAGCTCCTGCTGGACGGCCTGGCGCAGCGCATCGGCGCCGACCGCTCGCAGCCCCAGGGACAGCAGCAGCTCGGCGAATCGCTGGCCAAGACCTCGCGCGACATGGGCATCGACGTCAACCCGCGCTACGGGAAGTGGGACGACAGGCAGGTCATCCTGGCGGAGACGAAGGACCCGTGGATCAGCAAGGCGTCGACGGACAGGCAGCAGACCTGA